In Comamonas sp. lk, the following proteins share a genomic window:
- the ntrC gene encoding nitrogen regulation protein NR(I): MKPIWIVDDDPSIRFVLEKALGREGWPIRSFTQTRDVLKALADTDSSDPARQPPQVLVSDIRMPGGSGLELLEQVRAQQPGLPMIIMTAYSDLDSAVSAFQRGAFEYLPKPFDVPKAVELIRRAVEESQREEEAEVQAPLQAEMLGQAPAMQDVFRAIGRLSQSQVTVLITGESGSGKELVARALHKHSPVSGGPFVAINTAAIPKDLLESELFGHERGAFTGAQTQRRGRFEQAEGGTLFLDEIGDMPFELQTRLLRVLSDGHFYRVGGHQAVKAHVRVIAATHQDLELRVKDGVFREDLFHRLNVIRLRLPALRERREDVPMLTQHFLQQSAKQLGVEPKRMGTMALHRLQAFDFPGNVRQLENICHWLTVMAPAQQIALKDLPPEVLGGQPLPAMGAVSTVLVALPESPVAQAAQPVAALAETSAMSAVQSSTADAGWLQDLGKHAQQLLAQGHNDVWDQLSQQFEAQLLRTALVATHGRRVEAASRLGIGRNTITRKLQELGLDDESFD; this comes from the coding sequence ATGAAGCCGATCTGGATTGTGGACGACGACCCTTCCATCCGCTTTGTGCTTGAAAAAGCGCTGGGCCGCGAAGGCTGGCCCATTCGCAGCTTCACCCAGACGCGGGATGTGCTCAAGGCCCTGGCCGATACCGACAGCAGTGACCCCGCACGCCAGCCCCCCCAGGTGCTGGTCAGCGATATCCGCATGCCCGGCGGCTCTGGTCTTGAGTTGTTGGAGCAGGTGAGGGCGCAGCAGCCGGGATTGCCCATGATCATCATGACGGCCTACTCCGATCTGGACAGCGCCGTCTCGGCCTTTCAGCGTGGTGCGTTTGAGTACCTGCCCAAGCCTTTTGATGTGCCCAAGGCGGTGGAGCTGATCCGTCGTGCGGTGGAGGAAAGCCAGCGCGAGGAAGAAGCGGAAGTCCAGGCGCCGCTGCAGGCGGAGATGCTGGGTCAGGCTCCGGCCATGCAGGATGTGTTTCGCGCTATCGGGCGCCTGAGTCAAAGCCAGGTCACGGTGCTGATCACCGGTGAATCGGGTTCAGGCAAGGAGCTGGTGGCCCGAGCACTGCACAAGCATTCTCCCGTCTCGGGTGGCCCGTTTGTAGCTATCAATACGGCTGCAATCCCCAAGGATTTGCTGGAGTCCGAGCTCTTCGGCCATGAGCGTGGCGCTTTTACCGGCGCGCAGACCCAGCGCCGCGGCCGCTTCGAACAAGCGGAAGGCGGCACGCTGTTTCTTGATGAAATCGGCGACATGCCGTTCGAGTTGCAAACCCGCTTGCTGCGTGTGCTCTCCGACGGGCATTTCTATCGCGTGGGCGGGCACCAGGCCGTCAAAGCCCATGTGCGGGTGATTGCGGCCACCCACCAGGATCTGGAGCTGCGCGTCAAGGATGGCGTGTTTCGTGAGGACTTGTTCCACCGTCTGAACGTGATCCGCCTGCGCCTGCCGGCTTTGCGTGAACGCCGCGAGGATGTTCCCATGCTCACCCAGCATTTTCTGCAGCAAAGTGCCAAGCAACTGGGGGTGGAACCCAAGCGCATGGGCACCATGGCCTTGCACCGCCTGCAGGCTTTCGACTTCCCGGGTAATGTGCGCCAGCTCGAGAATATCTGCCACTGGCTCACCGTCATGGCTCCCGCGCAGCAAATCGCCCTCAAGGATTTGCCGCCCGAGGTGCTGGGAGGCCAGCCTTTGCCTGCCATGGGAGCCGTGAGCACGGTGCTGGTGGCCTTGCCTGAAAGCCCGGTCGCGCAAGCCGCTCAGCCGGTGGCAGCCTTGGCTGAAACCAGCGCAATGAGTGCTGTGCAAAGCAGCACCGCAGACGCAGGCTGGTTGCAGGATCTGGGCAAGCACGCCCAGCAATTGCTCGCCCAGGGCCATAACGATGTCTGGGATCAGCTTTCCCAGCAGTTTGAAGCCCAGTTGCTGCGAACTGCTCTGGTGGCCACACATGGCCGCAGGGTAGAAGCCGCCAGCCGACTGGGAATAGGCCGAAACACCATCACCCGAAAATTGCAGGAACTGGGACTGGACGACGAGAGTTTCGATTGA